AGTGGTGTCTTGCTCGACACCGCGACCTTGGGCGTACATCAAACCGAGATTATATTGCGCCATCGCCTCGCCTTGCTCAGCGGACTTGCGAAACCAGATTACCGCTTCGGCGTCGTTCTGCTGTACGCCCCGACCTTGGGCATAAAATAATCCAAGTGCGTATTGCGCGACCGGGTTCCCGCCTAGAGCGCCAGCGTGATACCAACGAAACGCCTCGGCATTGTCACGCTGTACGCCATAACCTTCGGAGTACAGGCTCGCTAATAATGTTTGCGAGACGGCATCGCCCTGCTCTGCCGCCCGACGAACCCACATGGCGGCCGTCGCCTCGTCTCGTTCTACGCCTCTACCCATTCCGTACATGAGGCCGAGATAAGCTTGGGCTTCACGGCTACCACGCTCAGCGAGCGTATATAAGAGTGCATAGGCTCGCGCATAGTCATGCGCTTGGTAAGCGCTAATTCCATCTTCTTCGGTGTTCGCCGATACAGCAGTACCGAACAGAAACACCATGGCGAGCCCCATAATGCTTACCCAGACACGTTTCCTTGTATGCGACATCGAATTACCCTCTCGCACTGCCAACGGACGGCTATAGTTAAAAATGTAGCACCGGTTGCGAACGGTATATCCGATCGATCCAGCGGCGTCTTTCATCGACCCTGGTAGCCAGGTTGTTACAGCGTCGTCTAACGCAATCACCGTTAGCCCGCGACCACTTCTCTGCATGTGTTGCAAATATTGGACCCGCCGGTCGTCCACTAATTTATCCAAGATCTATGCGCGTCGAAAATCTGTCGCAAACACACACGGCCTATCGTCGGTCGCATTTCCTAAATGACCCACGAGCGTTTGATGACGTTTCCGCTTCTATCGGTGAAGTCGATTGGCGATTCGAAAAATAAGACGCAGAGCGGGTGATCTACCGCTTAACTGGTATAAAAGGAGTCACTAATCTACTGACGGTGAAACAACGCCTCAAGCCGGAACAACTGAAAGAGAAGATATTGAAGACAGAATTACGATCTCGCCCTAACCTGCTACCCGCTAGGTTCCAACGTAATCAACTTACGCGCGCTTGTCGCACGTCGATAGTGAACTGAATCAGTGCAATCACTAGGGCGAGCACGAGAGGACCCATGAACAAGCCGACCGTTCCGAATGCCGAGACACCTCCCAATACGCCGATAAAAACGGTGAGCGTACCAACTTGTGCCCGACCGGAAACTAGAAGCGGACGGATGAAATTATCGATCGTCGTCACCATGATTCCCCACGCCAGTAAGAAAATAGCCGACACCCAACGTTGCTGTACCGCCAGCACAATCACCGCCGGTACCCAAACAATGGGTGTGCCGGCCATAGGCACCAACGCAAAGAGCGCAGCGAATACACCAAAGACAATCGGCGATGGCAGGCCAACGATGGCGAAGCCGATGCCGACAAGCGTTCCTTGGACTAACGCAGTGACACCGCTACCGTAGACGACAGCGCGCGCGACAGCAGCGAGGTGGCTGAACAAACGGGTTTTGTAAGCCGGTGACATCGGTACGAGCGCACGCAACGTCATCAGCATGGGTTGACTGTCGCGAATCATAAAGAAAAGAATAAACATCATGACCGCGAAACCCATTACCGTGCCGAGCGCGCCGAAAAATATTTTTCGGCCAAGCGAGCCGATCACCTGGAGCACGGTGCGCGCTCCTTCGACGAAGCCGCTTTGAATCTGCGCCGGCGACACACCAACAGAGTCCTGCAACCAAGTAAGCACAGTACCGATAACCGGAATGGTATTGAGATCGGACAGCTCCGCCGATCGATGGTCAGTGGCCATCCGTTGGACGAACTGCAGTAACTCTGCCGCCTGCGCACCGAATGCTGCACCCAGGGCAGTAAGCGGGCCGACCACCATTAGAAACACGGCAAATGTGAGGAATGCGGCGGATAAATTTTGGCGGCTTTTTAATTTGTTAGTCAACCCAATGTGTACCGGCTGCAACAGAAATGCGATAAACAACGCCCAACTGAGCGGCGCAAAAAACGGCAACAAAATCTGGTAAAGCAAGTAACCCAAGAATAACAACGTCAGTAACGCAAAGGTACGCGCGTAAAAAGTTTCTCCGGATACCGGCGACGACGTTCTAGGCTCCATGAATACCCCTCCTCTCTACCACGATTGGTGTCGACTGCTTTTCCCCATCTTATGGATTCGAGGACAGCGAAGCCATGCCGCTTGCTCTATCGGGTATCAGGTGTTTTTCGTGGTTAAATCGCCGCTAATGGTTGCGCACCGGCCGGCGGCGGGAATAATGCGTCCAATTCGGCCAGCTGTTCCTGTGTTAACCGCACCTGATGTGCGCCGTGAATTTCCTGAACCCGTTTCCGGTGGCTGGATTTTGGAATCGCAATGATATCGGGCTGACTCATCAACCAAGCGAGTGCGGCCTGTGCCGGCGTCATCTGATAACGCTCGGCAAAACTAGCCAATCGTCGATCGCAAAGCAGCTCCCCCTGCTCGAACGGCGAATACGCCATGACCGGCACGCCGCGCTCACGCAACCACGGCAACAAATCCCACTCGATACCGCGGCGTTCGAGGTTGTACAACAGCTGGTTGGTCTGCACATCGTTACCTCGCGGCAGCGACCAAAGCTGCTCCATGTCCGCCCGATCCAGATTACTCACACCGTAGTGGCGGATCATGCCGCTACGCTGCAGCGCCAGAAATGCTTCCATCGTCTCCGCTAACGGCACGTCACCGGGCCAATGCAGCAGGTAGAGATCGAGTCGATCGGTCTTTAGGCGCCGTAAGCTGCACTCACAAGCGGCAACCGTATCGCCGCGACTAGCATGGGTAGGCAAAACCTTACTGACCAAAAATACCTCGTCACGCCGACCGGCGATTGCCTTACCGACAAGCACCTCGGTCTCGCCGTTGCCATACATCTCGGCGGTGTCGATCAGGGTAATACCAAGATCGAGCGCCAATCTCAAGGCCGCGATCTCCTCATTGCGCATGGCTCGGCTCTCACCCATGCGCCAAGTCCCAATACCGAGCGCGGGGACGTCTTCACCCGCGGGTAATCTAACGGTCTTCATTTATCGGTTTCCGTAGATAAGCGCATTAATAACTGACTAAATAAGTCACAGGATCGTCGGCATTGGCTACTGATGCGCCAGCGCTTTCTTGTTTGA
This window of the Gammaproteobacteria bacterium genome carries:
- a CDS encoding sel1 repeat family protein, translating into MGLAMVFLFGTAVSANTEEDGISAYQAHDYARAYALLYTLAERGSREAQAYLGLMYGMGRGVERDEATAAMWVRRAAEQGDAVSQTLLASLYSEGYGVQRDNAEAFRWYHAGALGGNPVAQYALGLFYAQGRGVQQNDAEAVIWFRKSAEQGEAMAQYNLGLMYAQGRGVEQDTTQAIEWYRQAAVQGDANAWRALAELENKTAQ
- a CDS encoding AI-2E family transporter; amino-acid sequence: MEPRTSSPVSGETFYARTFALLTLLFLGYLLYQILLPFFAPLSWALFIAFLLQPVHIGLTNKLKSRQNLSAAFLTFAVFLMVVGPLTALGAAFGAQAAELLQFVQRMATDHRSAELSDLNTIPVIGTVLTWLQDSVGVSPAQIQSGFVEGARTVLQVIGSLGRKIFFGALGTVMGFAVMMFILFFMIRDSQPMLMTLRALVPMSPAYKTRLFSHLAAVARAVVYGSGVTALVQGTLVGIGFAIVGLPSPIVFGVFAALFALVPMAGTPIVWVPAVIVLAVQQRWVSAIFLLAWGIMVTTIDNFIRPLLVSGRAQVGTLTVFIGVLGGVSAFGTVGLFMGPLVLALVIALIQFTIDVRQARVS
- a CDS encoding aldo/keto reductase, whose product is MKTVRLPAGEDVPALGIGTWRMGESRAMRNEEIAALRLALDLGITLIDTAEMYGNGETEVLVGKAIAGRRDEVFLVSKVLPTHASRGDTVAACECSLRRLKTDRLDLYLLHWPGDVPLAETMEAFLALQRSGMIRHYGVSNLDRADMEQLWSLPRGNDVQTNQLLYNLERRGIEWDLLPWLRERGVPVMAYSPFEQGELLCDRRLASFAERYQMTPAQAALAWLMSQPDIIAIPKSSHRKRVQEIHGAHQVRLTQEQLAELDALFPPPAGAQPLAAI